Proteins from a single region of Anastrepha ludens isolate Willacy chromosome 5, idAnaLude1.1, whole genome shotgun sequence:
- the LOC128863615 gene encoding RNA-binding protein 5-A-like: protein MNMDRRSRSISPVNRRHRNGGNLAGAGSRRDYRRYSRSRSRSRSRERNRDQNFRRRNTRSKSRDRLGPHRRGGSGEKDLYRDLIYDDYQDDKSYNARGHRGRGGGDDDFADDRDRFWNDRGREKGRDFDRDRDRDYDRDRDRRDNRHNRYGRRYDNDRDSDDSDESYHNHFYNKTPSNTIIVLGLQSHITEADLMSILIQQGMTASIRLIRKRQTGASRGFAFVEFSTIDEAARWMELTQGSLQLADQTSANLQYSVSPKQKVNVTDWHCFKCGVLNFKRRDVCFKCYVSRGDSEKIGEGSEEASHILTKKIMLRNLDTLTTEETVLTAMQEHVPDLANKITKILISRDTLTQTSRGICYFNFDSLIDSMNMYSALKALDPPLTIDNRQLLITYCIDHENREIVPKKNESGAGASASSTIGPMTAAEMMAASGSLGGGASEYTLADVPRLAEYSAALYASTPAEHAQYLQYYTEYYISEINKGHYGNLPSSVQVEETSANSAAAVALSAIQRKQKKMNSIETTATQAAAAAAAAAAAVKASLAAKTVVTPKGNDGKTYPTPDVTLYQYDETSGYYYDPATGLYYDAHSQYYYNSETGAYLYWDQRKSTYVLATPAAVAATVQDVVKSETNEDNAASSSAGNATASATVANEDEKKEKKDPANKHDKVKVAKKIVKDMEKWAKQLNQKKDYTVVATPQPILPSKTDDVPSFTAGATGGGASGYLSSGYADVGFSILEKKERSKLVDYLPSAASGNKLTAYASDSDDEHAGSLPSTSTGGAATSETSEKDYVDFQKLTCLLCKRAFQSLEILQKHLKMSNLHKENLQKFNLSRSSTASGDSMNAGLSNYRDRAKERRQKYGESDPPVANRSRERFEMEMKSISTRQPEAPPMPIGSNNVGNRLLQKMGWSEGQGLGRKNQGRTSIIEAEARSSTVGLGNKSGITPGEDYKTYIKKMMKSRYESV, encoded by the exons ATGAATATGGACAGAC GTTCAAGAAGCATATCACCTGTTAATCGGCGACATCGTAATGGCGGCAACTTGGCTGGGGCGGGCTCACGACGCGATTACCGGCGATACAGTCGCTCCCGTTCGCGATCAAGATCACG tGAACGCAATCGTGATCAAAATTTTCGCCGTCGCAATACCCGCTCCAAATCGCGTGATCGGTTGGGTCCACATCGTCGCGGCGGTAGTGGCGAAAAAGATTTATATCGCGATTTAATATATGATGACTATCAAGATGATAAAAGCTATAATGCACGAGGACATCGCGGTCGTGGTGGCGGTGATGATGATTTTGCTGATGACCGTGATCGTTTTTGGAACGATCGTGGCAGGGAGAAAGGACGTGACTTCGATAGAGATCGTGATCGTGATTATGATCGGGATCGTGATAGAAG agaTAATCGTCATAATCGATATGGCCGACGTTATGATAATGATCGGGACAGTGATGATAGCGATGAGAGTTACCATAATCACTTCTATAACAAAACTCCATCTAATACAATAATTGTACTGGGTCTACAATCGCATATAACCGAGGCTGAT CTAATGAGCATCCTGATACAGCAAGGCATGACCGCTTCAATAAGGCTTATACGAAAACGTCAAACAG GTGCATCACGAGGTTTCGCTTTCGTCGAGTTTAGTACCATTGATGAAGCTGCACGTTGGATGGAGCTAACCCAG GGCTCACTGCAATTAGCGGATCAAACGTCTGCGAATCTTCAATACAGCGTTTCACCCAAACAGAAAGTGAATGTTACTGACTGGCATTGCTTCAAA TGTGGCGTTTTGAATTTCAAACGACGGGATGTCTGTTTTAAGTGCTACGTATCGCGTGGGGATAGCGAAAAAATTGGCGAGGGTAGTGAAGAAGCCAGCCACATCCTAACGAAAA AGATCATGTTACGCAATTTGGATACATTAACCACGGAGGAGACTGTGCTCACCGCCATGCAGGAACATGTACCGGATTTGGCaaataaaattacgaaaatacTCATCAGTCGTGACACCTTAACGCAGACATCTCGTGGAATTTGCTACTTCAATTTCGACAGCTTAATTGACTCGATGAATATGTATAGTGCGCTAAAAGCATTGGATCCACCACTGACCATCGATAATCGCCAAT TGCTCATCACCTACTGCATAGATCATGAGAATCGCGAAATCGTACCCAAGAAAAACGAATCTGGAGCAGGGGCTTCTGCTTCTAGTACTATCGGTCCAATGACGGCTGCCGAAATGATGGCTGCCTCGGGTTCTCTAGGTGGCGGCGCCTCAGAATACACTTTGGCCGATGTGCCGCGTTTGGCGGAATACAGCGCCGCGTTATATGCTTCGACACCTGCTGAACATGCCCAGTATTTACAGTACTATACCGAGTATTACATAAGCGAGATAAACAAAGGTCATTATGGTAATTTGCCAAGCTCCGTTCAAGTGGAAGAAACATCGGCGAATTCAGCGGCCGCTGTTGCGCTTTCGGCCATACAacgaaagcaaaagaaaatgaaTAGCATTGAGACAACAGCAACgcaagcagcagcagctgcagcTGCGGCCGCGGCAGCGGTGAAAGCAAGTTTAGCAGCCAAGACTGTCGTTACGCCGAAAGGAAACGACGGCAAGACGTATC CCACACCCGATGTCACACTGTATCAATATGATGAAACCTCAGGGTATTATTACGACCCCGCAACGGGTCTGTACTACGACGCACATTCCCAATACTATTACAACAGCGAAACAGGTGCTTATCTTTATTGGGATCAACGGAAAAGCACCTACGTACTGGCAACACCCGCAGCCGTGGCCGCCACTGTGCAGGATGTAGTCAAGAGTGAAACAAATGAAGATAATGCGGCCTCTTCATCTGCTGGTAACGCAACTGCCAGTGCTACGGTCGCCAATGAAGAtgaaaagaaagagaaaaaggATCCAGCAAATAAGCATGACAAAGTGAAGGTTGCCAAGAAAATAGTTAAGGATATGGAAAAGTGGGCTAAGCAGTTGAATCAAAAGAAAGATTATACAGTAGTTGCCACGCCGCAACCTATATTGCCTTCGAAAACAGATGATGTGCCGTCTTTTACTGCTGGCGCAACAGGTGGAGGTGCTAGTGGATACTTGTCAAGTGGCTATGCTGATGTCGGTTTCTCAATCTTAGAGAAGAAGGAACGTTCCAAATTAGTGGATTATCTGCCTTCTGCGGCGAGTGGAAACAAACTCACTGCATATGCGTCTGATTCGGATGATGAACATGCCGGCTCATTACCGTCAACGTCAACGGGCGGTGCTGCTACGTCTGAAACTAGTGAGAAGGACTATGTCGACTTCCAAAAACTTACATGTCTGCTATGTAAGCGTGCATTTCAGTCACTGGAAATATTgcaaaagcatttaaaaatgtcgaatttgcACAAGGAAAacttgcaaaaatttaatttatctcGTAGTTCTACTGCCTCTGGGGATTCCATGAATGCAGGTTTATC TAATTATCGGGATCGTGCTAAAGAGCGACGCCAAAAATATGGTGAGAGCGATCCACCTGTTGCGAATCGTAGCCGTGAGCGTTTCGaaatggaaatgaaatcaatttcAACACGTCAACCAGAAGCGCCACCAATGCCAATAGGGTCGAATAACGTTGGGAATCGTTTGCTGCAAAAAATGGGCTGGTCCGAGGGACAAGGACTAGGCCGAAAAAATCAAGGCCGCACCAGCATTATAGAG GCCGAAGCACGCTCGTCAACAGTAGGCTTGGGTAACAAATCCGGCATTACCCCCGGTGAAGACTACAAAACCTACATAAAGAAAATGATGAAGTCGCGCTATGAGTCAGTCTGA
- the LOC128863616 gene encoding uncharacterized protein LOC128863616 has protein sequence MKKVILTKSNSKSSALKITSPDNVKSKLAYAELFRAVLQIPEKDVQNRILDAVNGRPSTAQIVHALCPNCKQSFGNFSDTQLLHKEVATQTDVNGIIPCATNTTPNGVNSNTNSDDSRDRISPALQKYLITSTPNVTPTQQDSKIDKSPVKRKRKRKVCLPQVVKRSHAQLAHMQLQPKLKSRKVDNLKITNMDHLQSDELSEINLFDRRYSISSITSDMLFDLLNTPDERSKEEHIMRTMAEEYLNVDKRTDGLLTIHHTIIANDLFGLRRQIFVWKKLRKVLDLNHLLTDEDENCLQLAIIQDCFPKIIDVLLNEGLNANEIDDHSNSCVHLAILNEIETESLRLLMQKIDPKILLQLNDDGYTPLHIAVRTNSYLRAEIMLNTLDERLRTNPLFHRNVQSSTETDFSKYYEDICKTLEQKYGNMSRNAQPKLKKKFLETGDRKSGSTALFFAIENKLEHFVFFLLAHLTDPRVLNFSGQDAKSYYSEFGKMLQLSLKVDSAIENVVTLLG, from the exons ATGAAAAAGGTAATATTGACAAAGAGCAATAGTAAGAGCAGTGCATTAAAAATAACCAGCCCTGATAACGTGAAATCGAAGTTAGCTTATGCGGAATTATTTCGTGCGGTTCTGCAAATACCCGAGAAAGATGTACAAAACCGTATTTTGGATGCAGTCAATGGGCGGCCGTCGACCGCGCAGATAGTGCACGCGCTTTGCCCAAACTGTAAACAGTCATTTGGTAATTTTTCTGACACACAATTATTGCATAAGGAAGTAGCCACACAAACAGACGTAAATGGAATCATTCCTTGTGCAACAAATACAACGCCAAATGGCGTAAATTCAAACACAAATAGCGATGATAGTCGGGATCGAATTTCGCCAGCGTTACAAAAATATCTAATTACTTCAACACCAAACGTAACGCCAACACAACAGGATTCAAAAATAGATAAATCTCCAgtgaaaagaaaacgaaaacggAAAGTGTGCCTGCCACAAGTGGTAAAACGATCGCACGCTCAGTTGGCACACATGCAACTGCAGCCTAAACTGAAATCCAGAAAAGTAGACAAC CTTAAAATTACGAACATGGATCATTTGCAATCAGATGAGTTAAGTGAAATAAACTTATTTGACCGTCGTTACTCCATTAGTTCCATTACTTCGGACATGTTATTCGACTTATTGAATACACCAGACGAACGATCAAAAGAAGAGCATATTATGCGCACAATGGCAGAAGAATATCTGAATGTGGATAAACGAACAGATGGATTGCT taCTATACACCACACCATTATTGCGAATGACTTATTTGGATTACGTagacaaatttttgtttggaaaaaattgagaaaagtgttGGATCTAAACCACTTGCTAACCGACGAAGATGAA AATTGCCTGCAACTTGCAATCATTCAAGATTGTTTCCCAAAAATAATAGATGTTCTGCTGAATGAAGGTTTAAACGCCAACGAGATCGACGATCACTCCAATTCCTGTGTTCATTTAGCAATACTCAATGAAATTGAAACCGAATCATTACGTTTACTCATGCAAAAAATAGATCCAAAAATATTGCTCCAGCTAAACGATGACGGTTATACTCCCTTGCATATTGCAGTACGTACCAATAGTTACCTACGTGCAGAAATAATGTTAAATACACTAGATGAACGTCTCCGAACAAACCCTTTATTCCATCGGAATGTGCAATCATCAACAGAAACTGATTTTAGTAAATACTATGAGGATATTTGCAAAACATTAGAACAAAAATATGGTAATATGTCACGAAATGCACAGCCAaagttgaagaaaaagtttttggagACAGGTGATCGAAAAAGTGGAAGTACAGCTCTGTTTTTcgcaatagaaaataaattag AGCATTTTGTCTTCTTCCTGCTTGCTCATCTTACTGATCCGCGCGTTTTAAACTTTAGTGGTCAGGATGCAAAGTCTTATTATTCGGAATTCGGGAAGATGCTTCAATTGAGTTTGAAAGTTGACAGCGCTATTGAAAATGTTGTGACTTTGCTTGGTTAA
- the LOC128863618 gene encoding uncharacterized protein LOC128863618 isoform X2, translated as MSQMGGKSYYCDYCLCFLKNDINVRKIHNSGLTHKIAKIRYIRSFTDPRKVLEEECSKEPCYRYLSGRYCKFDLLCNSTHFNKIQLQRLREIADRLERTRRQKPASKAVNEIKLKIILPWQSNDVTTFSIALSTFKLN; from the exons ATGTCACAAATGGGTGGTAAAAGTTATTATTGTGATTATTGTTTATGCTTTCTTAAGAACGACATAAATGTGCGTAAAATACATAATTCTGGGTTAACtcataaaatagcaaaaattcgATATATACGAAGCTTCACAG ATCCTCGAAAAGTGCTGGAGGAAGAATGCAGCAAAGAACCTTGCTATCGTTATTTATCTGGCAGGTATTGCAAATTTGATTTACTGTGCAATTCaacacattttaataaaatccaaCTACAACGATTACGGGAAATAG CTGATCGATTGGAAAGAACTCGAAGGCAGAAACCCGCATCTAAAGCAgtaaacgaaattaaattaaagattaTACTGCCTTGGCAATCTAACGACG TCACAACATTTTCAATAGCGCTGTCAACTTTCAAACTCAATTGA
- the LOC128863618 gene encoding uncharacterized protein LOC128863618 isoform X3 — protein MSQMGGKSYYCDYCLCFLKNDINVRKIHNSGLTHKIAKIRYIRSFTDPRKVLEEECSKEPCYRYLSGRYCKFDLLCNSTHFNKIQLQRLREIADRLERTRRQKPASKAVNEIKLKIILPWQSNDAKSQHFQ, from the exons ATGTCACAAATGGGTGGTAAAAGTTATTATTGTGATTATTGTTTATGCTTTCTTAAGAACGACATAAATGTGCGTAAAATACATAATTCTGGGTTAACtcataaaatagcaaaaattcgATATATACGAAGCTTCACAG ATCCTCGAAAAGTGCTGGAGGAAGAATGCAGCAAAGAACCTTGCTATCGTTATTTATCTGGCAGGTATTGCAAATTTGATTTACTGTGCAATTCaacacattttaataaaatccaaCTACAACGATTACGGGAAATAG CTGATCGATTGGAAAGAACTCGAAGGCAGAAACCCGCATCTAAAGCAgtaaacgaaattaaattaaagattaTACTGCCTTGGCAATCTAACGACG CAAAGTCACAACATTTTCAATAG
- the LOC128863618 gene encoding uncharacterized protein LOC128863618 isoform X1: MSQMGGKSYYCDYCLCFLKNDINVRKIHNSGLTHKIAKIRYIRSFTDPRKVLEEECSKEPCYRYLSGRYCKFDLLCNSTHFNKIQLQRLREIADRLERTRRQKPASKAVNEIKLKIILPWQSNDGKKRRQETKRFTESLKPINFNRMNSDSLNLEWG; the protein is encoded by the exons ATGTCACAAATGGGTGGTAAAAGTTATTATTGTGATTATTGTTTATGCTTTCTTAAGAACGACATAAATGTGCGTAAAATACATAATTCTGGGTTAACtcataaaatagcaaaaattcgATATATACGAAGCTTCACAG ATCCTCGAAAAGTGCTGGAGGAAGAATGCAGCAAAGAACCTTGCTATCGTTATTTATCTGGCAGGTATTGCAAATTTGATTTACTGTGCAATTCaacacattttaataaaatccaaCTACAACGATTACGGGAAATAG CTGATCGATTGGAAAGAACTCGAAGGCAGAAACCCGCATCTAAAGCAgtaaacgaaattaaattaaagattaTACTGCCTTGGCAATCTAACGACGGTAAAAAAAGACGACAGGAAACCAAAAGATTTACAGAATCCTTAAAACCTATTAACTTTAATCGAATGAATAGTGATAGCTTAAACCTTGAATGGGGTTAA